From the Pseudomonadota bacterium genome, one window contains:
- a CDS encoding HigA family addiction module antidote protein, whose protein sequence is MKKMIRQPTHPGKIIKEDYLVPLSITVTELASILGVSRKTLSKIINERGAITPDMALRLSRAFDTSSDLWMNLQKNYALWQAEHASGSWQLVSV, encoded by the coding sequence ATGAAAAAAATGATCAGACAACCAACACACCCAGGCAAAATTATTAAAGAAGACTATTTGGTTCCACTTTCCATCACTGTTACTGAATTGGCTTCGATTCTTGGTGTATCAAGAAAGACATTATCTAAAATCATAAATGAGAGGGGAGCGATAACCCCTGATATGGCTCTTCGTCTATCACGTGCTTTTGATACTTCATCCGATTTGTGGATGAATCTGCAAAAAAATTATGCCTTATGGCAGGCAGAACATGCCTCCGGTTCCTGGCAACTAGTAAGTGTTTAA